From one Deltaproteobacteria bacterium genomic stretch:
- the raiA gene encoding ribosome-associated translation inhibitor RaiA, with protein MQFLYSFKHMETSEALQNYTEQKLTERIHKFVTKPIAAHVTFSVIRHQHTVHVSLDAGDGFGIEVEHTSIDMYASIDQLSDKLATQLKKHKEKLKDHKGDRMFRSLTLIAEADGDGESVDADDILKYEAARRRMAR; from the coding sequence ATGCAATTTCTCTATTCTTTCAAGCACATGGAAACTTCAGAGGCATTACAGAACTACACCGAGCAGAAACTGACGGAGCGCATTCACAAGTTCGTGACCAAGCCTATCGCAGCCCATGTGACCTTTTCAGTAATCCGCCACCAGCACACAGTGCACGTGAGTCTGGATGCGGGCGATGGCTTTGGCATCGAGGTCGAACACACTTCGATTGACATGTATGCCTCGATCGATCAACTGTCCGACAAGCTGGCCACACAGTTGAAAAAACACAAAGAGAAGCTGAAAGATCATAAGGGTGACCGGATGTTCCGCAGCTTAACGCTGATTGCCGAGGCCGATGGTGACGGTGAGAGCGTTGATGCAGACGACATCCTTAAGTATGAGGCGGCACGCCGCCGGATGGCACGGTAA